One Solibacillus sp. R5-41 DNA segment encodes these proteins:
- the dnaA gene encoding chromosomal replication initiator protein DnaA, which translates to MEHLDNLWNAVLTQAEQKISKPSFDTWLKSTKLLAHSGTNVTISAPNSFARDWLENYYVHMITGILNELTGEDLLIKFVVQKDQNTDDFELPPPITQARNSDQHDTTPGMLNPKYTFDTFVIGSGNRFAHAASLAVAEAPAKAYNPFFIYGGVGLGKTHLMHAIGHYVKEHNPKANVVYLSSEKFTNEFINSIRDNKTIDFRNKYRNVDVLLIDDIQFLAGKESTQEEFFHTFNTLHEESKQIVISSDRPPKEIPTLEDRLRSRFEWGLITDIAPPDLETRIAILRKKAKADRLDIPNEVMLYIANQVDTNIRELEGALIRVVAYSSLVNKDVTPELAAEALKDIMPNSKPRMISIFDIQTATGEHFNIRLEDFTTKRRTKSIAFPRQVAMYLSRELTDFSLPKIGEEFGGRDHTTVIHAHEKISKLSKIDQQLQQDIKQIRSMLGK; encoded by the coding sequence TTGGAACATTTAGATAATTTATGGAATGCTGTGCTTACCCAAGCTGAACAGAAAATTTCAAAGCCGAGCTTTGATACTTGGTTGAAATCAACCAAACTGCTGGCTCATAGTGGCACAAATGTCACGATCTCAGCACCTAACTCTTTTGCCCGTGATTGGCTTGAAAATTATTATGTTCATATGATTACGGGCATTTTAAATGAATTGACCGGTGAAGATTTGCTCATAAAGTTTGTTGTTCAGAAGGATCAAAATACAGATGATTTTGAACTTCCTCCACCTATTACACAAGCAAGAAATAGCGATCAACATGATACAACGCCCGGGATGCTTAATCCTAAATATACATTTGATACATTTGTCATTGGTTCTGGAAATCGATTTGCCCATGCAGCAAGTTTAGCTGTCGCTGAGGCCCCTGCTAAAGCATATAACCCCTTCTTTATTTATGGAGGAGTAGGCTTAGGCAAAACGCACTTAATGCATGCAATCGGACATTATGTTAAAGAACATAACCCGAAGGCAAATGTTGTATATCTTTCTTCTGAGAAATTTACAAATGAATTTATTAACTCCATCCGAGATAATAAGACAATTGATTTCCGAAACAAATACCGAAATGTAGATGTTCTACTAATCGACGATATTCAATTTTTAGCTGGGAAGGAATCAACACAAGAGGAATTTTTCCATACATTTAATACACTGCATGAAGAATCGAAGCAAATTGTAATTTCAAGTGACCGACCACCAAAAGAAATTCCAACATTAGAGGATCGCTTACGTTCTCGCTTTGAATGGGGATTAATTACCGATATTGCACCACCAGACTTAGAAACACGTATCGCTATTTTACGTAAAAAAGCAAAAGCAGACCGTCTAGATATTCCGAATGAAGTAATGCTGTATATCGCTAATCAAGTCGATACAAACATTCGGGAACTAGAGGGTGCTTTAATTCGCGTTGTTGCTTATTCTTCATTAGTGAATAAGGATGTTACGCCAGAGTTAGCAGCAGAAGCATTAAAAGACATTATGCCAAACTCCAAGCCGCGCATGATTTCAATTTTTGATATCCAAACAGCTACCGGGGAGCATTTCAATATTCGACTTGAAGACTTTACTACGAAGCGACGTACAAAATCGATTGCTTTTCCACGTCAAGTAGCGATGTATTTATCACGAGAATTAACCGATTTTTCATTGCCTAAAATTGGGGAAGAATTTGGTGGACGAGATCATACAACCGTTATCCATGCACATGAAAAAATTTCAAAGTTATCAAAAATAGATCAACAATTACAGCAAGATATTAAACAAATACGCAGTATGCTAGGTAAATAA
- the dnaN gene encoding DNA polymerase III subunit beta yields MKFDILRDRFLNGLNDVMKAVNTKTTIPILTGIKIDVTNEGISLTGSDADITIQTFIPVEENGEQIINISETGSIVLQARMFNEIVRKLPTNEVEIEVTNGFATNIRSGKSEFHLIGSDASEYPLLPELSVDRQFSIPADLLKSIIRETVFAVATSESRPVLTGVNWKVEADELICTATDSHRLARRKVKLENLPTDITSVVIPGKSLNELFKILDDSTNPVQIVLTNQQVLFKTEDVLFFSRLLEGNYPDTSRLIPEDYKTNVTINGKLLLQAIDRASLLAREDRNNVVRFETLESKTIEISSNSPEIGKVEEQIQVEALDGDTLKISFSAKYMMEALKAIDGQDVIIQFTGAMRPFILRSVADDAILQLILPVRTY; encoded by the coding sequence ATGAAATTTGATATTTTACGTGACCGTTTTTTAAATGGACTAAATGATGTTATGAAAGCTGTTAATACAAAAACAACAATTCCAATTTTAACGGGAATAAAAATAGATGTAACCAATGAGGGAATTAGCCTAACTGGTAGTGATGCAGATATTACGATTCAAACATTTATTCCAGTTGAAGAGAACGGCGAACAAATTATAAACATTAGTGAAACGGGTTCAATTGTGTTACAGGCCCGTATGTTCAATGAAATTGTTCGTAAATTACCAACAAATGAAGTTGAAATTGAAGTAACAAATGGCTTTGCTACAAATATTCGCTCAGGTAAATCAGAATTCCATCTAATCGGTTCTGATGCATCTGAATATCCGTTATTACCTGAACTATCAGTAGATCGACAATTTTCAATTCCAGCTGATTTATTAAAATCAATTATTCGCGAAACGGTATTTGCAGTTGCTACTTCTGAAAGTCGCCCAGTGTTAACAGGTGTCAACTGGAAGGTGGAAGCGGATGAATTAATATGCACCGCAACGGATAGTCACCGTTTAGCAAGACGTAAAGTGAAACTAGAAAATTTACCAACAGATATTACATCAGTTGTTATTCCAGGAAAGAGTTTAAATGAACTTTTCAAAATTTTAGATGATTCAACAAATCCTGTACAAATCGTCTTAACGAATCAACAAGTTTTATTTAAAACAGAGGATGTCCTGTTTTTCTCACGTTTACTTGAAGGCAACTATCCAGATACATCTCGATTAATTCCTGAAGATTACAAAACAAATGTAACGATTAACGGAAAGTTATTATTACAAGCAATTGACCGAGCATCATTACTTGCTCGTGAAGATCGTAATAATGTCGTACGTTTTGAAACATTAGAATCCAAAACAATTGAAATTTCATCCAATTCACCTGAAATTGGTAAGGTAGAAGAACAAATTCAAGTTGAAGCGTTAGATGGGGATACTTTAAAAATCTCATTCAGTGCGAAATATATGATGGAGGCTCTAAAAGCAATTGATGGGCAAGATGTCATTATCCAATTTACTGGTGCGATGAGACCATTTATTTTACGTTCAGTAGCAGATGACGCTATTTTACAGTTAATTTTACCTGTCCGTACGTACTAA
- the yaaA gene encoding S4 domain-containing protein YaaA — protein sequence MNDLVIDTEYITLGQALKMTDTISSGGMAKWFLSEHEVFVNGETEDRRGRKLRHGDLVNIPGTGRFRIIDAFIQNEEM from the coding sequence TTGAACGACTTAGTAATTGACACAGAATACATAACGCTCGGACAAGCGTTAAAAATGACCGATACAATTAGTTCTGGTGGTATGGCAAAATGGTTTTTAAGTGAACATGAAGTATTTGTAAATGGTGAAACGGAAGATCGTAGAGGGAGAAAGTTACGCCACGGAGATCTTGTGAATATTCCAGGGACAGGACGTTTCCGTATTATTGACGCATTCATTCAAAATGAGGAAATGTAA
- the recF gene encoding DNA replication/repair protein RecF, protein MNIERLQLKNYRNYESLSLDFSSKINVFIGENAQGKTNVMESIYVLAMAKSHRTSNDKELIRWEADYAKIEGVIEKRYGRVPIELTISKKGKKGKINHLEQTKLSNYIGQMNVVMFAPEDLHVVKGSPQIRRRFIDMEIGQISPVYLHDLLTFQKILKQRNHLLKSNQGRASLANDMMFDIYTEQYIQAAVQIIRKRFQFMELLQEWAEPIHFGISRGLEKLVIKYRPVTGMEASWTAEEMAKYLEKKLAEVKQREIDRGVTLVGPHRDDLQFFVNDYDVQTYGSQGQQRTTALSLKLAEIELIKQETKETPILLLDDVLSELDDYRQSHLLNTIQGEVQTFVTTTSVDGIHHDTIKQAKLFSVQQGSIE, encoded by the coding sequence ATGAATATCGAGCGCTTGCAGCTAAAAAATTATCGTAATTATGAATCGCTTTCACTTGATTTTTCATCCAAAATTAATGTATTTATCGGCGAAAATGCGCAAGGTAAAACAAATGTAATGGAATCGATTTATGTTTTAGCAATGGCCAAATCTCATCGTACATCCAACGATAAAGAATTAATACGTTGGGAAGCGGATTATGCTAAAATAGAAGGTGTGATTGAAAAGCGTTATGGTCGTGTTCCAATCGAATTAACGATTTCAAAAAAAGGTAAAAAGGGCAAAATCAATCATCTTGAGCAAACTAAGTTGAGCAATTACATTGGTCAAATGAATGTTGTCATGTTTGCCCCAGAAGATTTACATGTTGTGAAAGGTAGCCCCCAGATTAGGCGGCGCTTTATCGATATGGAAATCGGGCAAATTTCACCTGTTTATTTACACGATTTACTTACATTCCAAAAAATTTTAAAGCAGCGTAATCATTTATTAAAAAGTAATCAAGGAAGAGCATCATTAGCAAATGACATGATGTTTGATATTTATACGGAGCAATATATTCAAGCTGCTGTTCAAATTATTCGTAAAAGATTTCAATTTATGGAGCTCTTACAAGAATGGGCAGAACCAATTCATTTCGGTATTTCTCGTGGTTTAGAGAAACTAGTTATTAAGTATCGTCCTGTGACAGGAATGGAAGCTAGTTGGACTGCTGAAGAAATGGCCAAATATTTGGAAAAAAAACTTGCTGAAGTAAAACAGCGAGAAATTGACCGTGGTGTTACTTTAGTTGGTCCACATCGTGATGATTTGCAATTTTTTGTGAATGATTATGATGTTCAAACTTATGGTTCTCAAGGTCAACAGCGGACAACGGCATTATCTTTAAAGCTTGCAGAAATTGAATTAATTAAACAAGAAACAAAGGAAACACCAATTTTACTGCTTGATGATGTGTTATCAGAATTAGATGATTATCGTCAATCGCATTTATTAAATACAATTCAAGGGGAAGTCCAAACTTTTGTGACAACAACAAGCGTGGATGGAATTCACCATGACACAATTAAACAAGCCAAACTATTTTCTGTGCAACAGGGAAGTATTGAGTAG
- the gyrB gene encoding DNA topoisomerase (ATP-hydrolyzing) subunit B, with protein MTLEEHKVHQSYDADQIQVLEGLEAVRKRPGMYIGATSSKGLHHLVWEIVDNSIDEALAGYCTNISVTIEQDDWIRVEDNGRGIPVDIQEKMGMSAVEVIMTVLHAGGKFGGGGYKVSGGLHGVGASVVNALSSETIVQVHRDGKVHEIKFERGHTVQKLKVIGETETNGTITRFKADEEIFKETTEYEYDILATRIRELAYLNRGIRIVIADERTGKERSETFYFEGGIREYVEHLNSNKEPIHNPIDVFGEKEGITVEIAMQYNAGFNSTIMSFANNINTYEGGTHESGFKTALTRVINDYARKANLIKDADTNLTGEDVREGLTAIVSVKHPDPQFEGQTKTKLGNSEVSQITNALFSEGFERFLLENPTISRQIVEKGTMAARARVAAKKAREFTRRKSALEVSSLPGKLADCSSTNPAESEIYIVEGDSAGGSAKSGRDRHFQAILPLRGKILNVEKARLDRILSNTEIRAMITAFGTGIGEEFNLEKARYHKIVIMTDADVDGAHIRVLLLTFFFRFMRPLIEAGYVYAAKPPLYQVKQGKHVEYCYSDAELEEILQRLPKLPKPNVQRYKGLGEMNATQLWDTTMDPEHRTLIRVELDDAIEADRIFDHLMGDEVGPRRDFIEENAVYVQDLDV; from the coding sequence GTGACTTTAGAAGAACATAAAGTCCATCAGTCATATGATGCGGATCAAATTCAAGTATTAGAAGGCTTAGAGGCGGTTCGTAAACGTCCGGGGATGTATATTGGTGCAACAAGTTCAAAGGGGTTACACCATCTAGTGTGGGAAATCGTAGACAATAGTATCGATGAAGCATTAGCCGGTTATTGTACGAACATTTCAGTCACAATAGAACAAGATGATTGGATTCGTGTAGAAGATAATGGTCGAGGTATTCCAGTTGATATTCAAGAAAAGATGGGAATGTCTGCTGTTGAAGTTATTATGACTGTTTTACACGCCGGAGGAAAATTTGGCGGTGGTGGCTATAAAGTATCAGGTGGTTTACATGGCGTAGGTGCTTCGGTAGTAAACGCATTATCAAGTGAAACAATTGTTCAAGTACATCGTGACGGTAAAGTTCATGAAATTAAATTTGAACGTGGTCATACAGTTCAAAAACTAAAAGTCATCGGTGAAACAGAAACTAACGGGACAATAACACGTTTCAAAGCGGATGAGGAAATCTTCAAAGAAACAACGGAATATGAATACGATATTTTAGCAACGCGTATCCGTGAGTTAGCCTACTTAAACCGTGGAATTCGCATTGTAATCGCAGATGAACGCACAGGGAAAGAACGTTCTGAGACTTTCTACTTTGAAGGCGGAATTCGAGAATACGTGGAACATTTGAATAGCAATAAAGAACCGATTCATAACCCAATTGACGTTTTTGGTGAAAAAGAAGGTATTACGGTAGAAATCGCAATGCAATATAATGCTGGTTTTAACTCGACAATTATGTCTTTTGCTAACAACATTAATACGTACGAAGGTGGTACACATGAATCGGGCTTTAAAACAGCGTTAACTCGTGTCATTAATGACTATGCCCGCAAAGCCAATTTAATAAAAGATGCAGATACGAATTTAACGGGTGAAGACGTACGTGAAGGATTAACAGCAATTGTCTCTGTCAAACATCCAGATCCACAATTTGAAGGGCAAACGAAAACAAAGCTAGGTAACTCGGAAGTGAGTCAAATTACAAACGCGTTATTCTCTGAAGGCTTTGAACGTTTCTTGCTTGAAAATCCTACCATTTCCCGTCAAATTGTTGAAAAGGGAACGATGGCAGCCCGTGCACGTGTTGCAGCGAAAAAAGCACGTGAATTTACACGTCGTAAATCGGCTCTTGAAGTATCGAGCTTACCTGGTAAATTAGCAGACTGTTCATCTACGAACCCCGCTGAATCAGAAATTTACATTGTAGAGGGTGACTCTGCTGGTGGTTCTGCTAAATCAGGGCGTGATCGTCATTTCCAAGCAATTTTACCGTTGCGCGGGAAAATACTAAACGTTGAAAAGGCACGTTTAGATCGTATTTTATCAAATACGGAAATACGTGCAATGATTACAGCTTTCGGTACAGGTATTGGTGAGGAATTTAATTTAGAAAAAGCGAGATATCATAAAATCGTTATTATGACCGATGCCGATGTAGATGGCGCGCATATTCGTGTTTTATTATTAACCTTCTTCTTCCGCTTCATGCGCCCGTTAATTGAAGCTGGCTATGTATATGCAGCCAAACCACCATTATACCAAGTGAAGCAAGGCAAGCATGTAGAATACTGTTATTCAGATGCCGAATTAGAAGAAATTTTACAACGTCTACCTAAATTACCAAAGCCAAATGTACAGCGCTATAAAGGTTTAGGTGAAATGAATGCAACACAATTATGGGATACAACAATGGATCCAGAACACCGTACATTAATTCGAGTAGAACTGGATGATGCCATTGAAGCCGATAGAATTTTTGACCATTTAATGGGTGATGAAGTAGGTCCCCGTCGTGATTTTATCGAGGAAAATGCGGTATACGTGCAAGACTTGGATGTTTAA
- the gyrA gene encoding DNA gyrase subunit A codes for MSDIQHGHIESRNITTEIKSSFLSYAMSVIVSRALPDVRDGLKPVHRRILYGMQELGNTADKPYKKSARIVGDVMGKYHPHGDSSIYEAMVRMAQDFSYRYMLVDGHGNFGSIDGDGAAAMRYTESRMSKIAMEMLRDINKDTIDFEPNYDGSENEPKVLPARYPNLLVNGATGIAVGMATNIPPHNLGETIDGVLAIANNPAITTEELMEIIPGPDFPTGGIILGRSGIRRAYETGRGSITIRAKVEIEQTSNNKETILVNELPYQVNKAKLIEKIAELVRDKKIDGITNLRDESDRNGMRIVIEVRRDANANVVLNNLYKQTAMQSSFGVNMLALVDGQPQVLGLKDVLYHYLEHQKVVIKRRTAYELRKAEERAHILEGLRIALDHIDEIIAIIRGSRNGEEARPQLMERFNLTERQAQAILDMRLVRLSGLEREKIEAEYQELQTLIGELKAILADEEKVVDIIRTEISEIKERFNDNRRTEITAGGLEMIEDEDLIPRENSVITLTHNGYIKRLAANTYRSQKRGGRGVQGMGTNEDDFVEHLLFTSTHDTILFFTSKGKVFRAKGYEIPEYGRTAKGLPIVNLLNIDKEEKVTAMIRVAEFKEDAYFIFTTKTGVTKRTPVIQFANIRTNGLIAITLRDDDDLISVHLTDGTKEIIIGTSEGMLVRFKEEDIRSMGRTAAGVRGIKLREGDHVVGMEILEPEQEILVVTEKGYGKRTPEAEYRLQSRGGLGLKTMQITEKNGKMCAVKAVDGTEDIMLITINGMLIRMDVKDISVIGRSTQGVRLIRLAEDEYVATVARVKKDIDTSEVDEEEEEEDSE; via the coding sequence TTGTCTGACATTCAACATGGACATATTGAATCAAGAAATATTACAACTGAAATCAAATCATCCTTTTTAAGCTATGCGATGAGTGTTATCGTTTCGCGTGCTTTACCAGATGTTCGTGATGGTCTAAAACCTGTACACCGTCGTATTTTATACGGGATGCAGGAATTAGGAAATACAGCAGATAAACCTTACAAAAAGAGTGCCCGTATCGTTGGGGATGTTATGGGGAAATACCATCCACATGGTGACTCCTCTATTTACGAAGCAATGGTACGTATGGCACAAGATTTCAGCTATCGTTATATGCTTGTAGACGGTCATGGGAACTTTGGTTCAATTGATGGTGACGGTGCAGCAGCGATGCGTTATACCGAATCACGTATGTCAAAAATCGCAATGGAAATGCTGCGCGATATTAACAAAGATACAATCGATTTCGAACCAAACTATGATGGTAGTGAAAATGAGCCAAAAGTGTTACCGGCACGTTATCCGAACTTACTTGTTAATGGTGCTACTGGTATTGCCGTTGGTATGGCGACAAATATTCCACCACATAATCTAGGCGAAACAATTGATGGTGTTTTGGCTATTGCAAATAACCCAGCGATTACAACAGAAGAGTTAATGGAAATTATCCCTGGTCCCGATTTCCCTACAGGGGGAATTATTTTAGGACGCAGCGGTATTCGTCGTGCCTATGAAACAGGGCGCGGTTCTATTACGATTCGTGCAAAAGTTGAAATCGAGCAAACTTCTAATAACAAAGAAACGATATTAGTAAACGAACTTCCTTATCAAGTAAATAAGGCCAAGTTAATTGAAAAAATTGCTGAGTTAGTACGCGATAAAAAAATCGATGGTATTACAAACTTACGTGATGAATCTGACCGTAATGGGATGCGTATTGTAATCGAAGTACGTCGTGATGCAAATGCCAATGTTGTACTAAACAATTTATATAAACAAACGGCTATGCAATCTAGCTTTGGTGTGAATATGCTTGCGCTTGTTGATGGACAGCCGCAAGTATTAGGCTTAAAGGATGTGCTATACCATTACTTAGAGCATCAAAAAGTAGTTATCAAACGTCGTACAGCATACGAACTCCGAAAAGCAGAAGAGCGCGCACATATTTTAGAAGGTTTACGTATTGCTTTAGATCATATTGATGAGATCATTGCCATTATTCGTGGTTCTCGAAATGGTGAAGAGGCAAGACCTCAATTAATGGAGCGATTTAATTTAACTGAACGTCAGGCACAGGCCATTTTAGATATGCGTCTTGTTCGTTTAAGTGGATTAGAACGAGAAAAAATTGAAGCAGAATATCAAGAACTTCAAACGTTAATTGGCGAATTAAAAGCGATTTTAGCAGATGAAGAAAAAGTTGTAGATATTATTCGTACTGAAATTAGCGAAATAAAAGAGCGTTTTAATGATAACCGACGTACAGAAATTACTGCGGGTGGACTAGAAATGATTGAGGACGAGGATTTAATTCCACGTGAGAACTCAGTTATTACGTTAACGCATAATGGCTATATTAAGCGTTTAGCTGCGAATACATATCGTTCGCAAAAGCGTGGTGGTCGTGGCGTACAAGGGATGGGTACAAACGAAGACGATTTCGTAGAGCATTTATTATTCACTTCTACACATGATACGATTTTATTCTTCACATCAAAAGGGAAAGTATTCCGTGCAAAAGGATATGAGATTCCAGAGTATGGACGTACAGCAAAAGGCTTGCCGATTGTGAACCTATTAAATATTGATAAAGAAGAAAAAGTAACGGCAATGATTCGTGTTGCCGAGTTCAAAGAAGATGCATACTTTATCTTTACGACAAAAACAGGTGTTACAAAACGTACACCAGTTATTCAATTTGCCAATATCCGTACAAATGGATTAATTGCGATCACATTACGAGATGATGATGATTTAATTTCTGTCCATTTAACAGATGGTACGAAAGAAATTATTATTGGTACGAGTGAAGGGATGTTAGTTCGCTTTAAAGAAGAGGACATCCGTTCAATGGGACGTACAGCAGCCGGTGTACGTGGTATTAAGTTACGTGAAGGCGATCATGTGGTTGGAATGGAAATTTTAGAGCCAGAGCAGGAAATCTTAGTCGTAACAGAAAAAGGTTACGGTAAACGTACACCTGAAGCCGAATATCGCTTACAAAGTCGCGGTGGTTTAGGTTTAAAAACAATGCAGATTACAGAGAAAAACGGTAAGATGTGTGCTGTTAAAGCTGTCGATGGAACAGAAGATATTATGTTAATTACGATTAACGGTATGTTGATTCGTATGGATGTAAAAGATATTTCTGTTATTGGTCGTAGCACACAAGGCGTACGTTTAATTCGTTTGGCAGAAGATGAATATGTAGCAACTGTGGCACGCGTAAAAAAAGACATAGATACCTCTGAAGTTGATGAAGAAGAAGAAGAAGAGGATTCAGAATAA
- a CDS encoding HD-GYP domain-containing protein: MRVEELRLGEIIAEDIFANTQYPIIYKNTKINHEHLRIFEMFNLKKILIYKGKKSESITEEQSGEEATTITLPKYTSFETYYYDGIVQLKKEFGNWQAGAKIDITKVRGIIIPLIEKVLEDRSYLFDLNSYSNPKDYLYHHCIATGLIASIIAKKLGHDRGNIIQIAIAGMLADSGMSKVSPRIRDKQSALTEVEFAEVRKHPYYSYLLVKDLPAVKEVMKVAIYQHHERLNGSGYPKGEKMGSITSFAQIIAVADVFHAMTSERLYRLKQSPFKVIEMIKEEEFGKFDVQIVQALVDIVVDLPIGTKIELSNLELGEVMFINKYAPTRPLVRLITSGEIIDLAMNRNFYISRVITKE, encoded by the coding sequence ATGAGAGTTGAAGAGTTACGCTTAGGGGAAATTATAGCTGAAGACATTTTTGCTAATACACAATATCCAATCATTTATAAAAACACAAAAATTAATCATGAACATTTACGTATTTTTGAAATGTTTAACTTAAAAAAAATTTTAATATACAAAGGTAAAAAAAGCGAATCAATTACTGAAGAACAATCAGGAGAAGAAGCAACGACAATTACATTACCGAAGTATACAAGTTTCGAAACTTATTATTATGATGGGATTGTTCAATTAAAAAAGGAGTTTGGAAATTGGCAAGCCGGTGCAAAAATCGATATTACAAAGGTTCGAGGGATAATAATACCTTTAATTGAAAAGGTATTAGAAGACCGATCTTATTTATTTGATTTAAATAGCTATTCTAACCCTAAAGATTATTTATACCATCATTGTATTGCTACAGGATTAATTGCATCAATTATCGCTAAAAAATTAGGACATGATCGTGGTAATATAATTCAAATAGCTATTGCGGGTATGCTTGCAGATAGTGGCATGTCAAAAGTTTCACCTCGTATTCGTGATAAGCAAAGTGCACTAACAGAAGTTGAATTTGCAGAAGTTAGAAAGCATCCATATTATAGTTATTTACTTGTTAAAGACTTACCAGCAGTTAAAGAGGTCATGAAAGTTGCAATTTATCAGCATCATGAGCGTTTAAACGGCAGTGGGTATCCAAAGGGTGAAAAGATGGGTTCAATTACGAGCTTTGCTCAAATTATCGCTGTAGCGGATGTATTCCATGCAATGACAAGTGAGCGACTATATCGTTTAAAGCAATCTCCCTTTAAAGTAATTGAAATGATTAAAGAAGAGGAGTTTGGTAAATTTGATGTTCAAATTGTCCAAGCACTTGTAGATATTGTTGTAGATTTACCGATTGGTACAAAAATTGAATTATCCAATTTAGAGTTGGGCGAAGTAATGTTCATTAATAAATACGCACCAACACGTCCACTTGTTAGATTAATAACATCAGGTGAGATTATTGATTTAGCAATGAATCGAAACTTTTATATTTCACGAGTCATTACGAAAGAATAA
- the guaB gene encoding IMP dehydrogenase: MWETKFAKEGLTFDDVLLVPAHSEVLPKDVNLSVQLTKKIKLNIPMISAGMDTVTEARMAIAMARQGGIGIVHKNMSIDEQAEEVEKVKRSENGVITNPFFLTPEHQVFDAEHLMGKYRISGVPIVNNMEDQKLVGIITNRDLRFISDYSLKINDVMTKEDLITAAVGATLEDAEKILQQYKIEKLPIVDENGKLKGLITIKDIEKVIEFPNAAKDTHGRLVVGAAVGVSKDTMLRIAKLVEAQVDIIVIDTAHGHSQGVLNTITDIRAAYPELDIIAGNVATAEGTRALFEAGADVVKVGIGPGSICTTRVVAGVGVPQITAVYDAASIAREYGKTIIADGGIKYSGDIVKALAAGGHVVMLGSLLAGTSESPGETEIFQGRRFKVYRGMGSLGAMEKGSKDRYFQEDAKKLVPEGIEGRLPYKGPLADTIHQLLGGIRAGMGYCGAPDLEYLREKSQFIKMTGAGLRESHPHDVQITKEAPNYSIQ; this comes from the coding sequence ATGTGGGAAACAAAATTTGCTAAAGAAGGCTTAACATTTGATGATGTATTATTAGTGCCAGCACACTCTGAAGTTTTACCTAAAGATGTAAACTTATCTGTACAATTAACAAAGAAAATTAAGTTAAACATTCCAATGATTTCTGCAGGGATGGATACTGTAACAGAAGCAAGAATGGCAATTGCTATGGCCCGTCAAGGCGGTATCGGAATTGTTCACAAAAACATGAGCATTGATGAGCAAGCAGAAGAAGTTGAAAAAGTAAAACGCTCGGAAAATGGCGTTATTACAAATCCATTTTTCTTAACGCCAGAACATCAAGTATTTGATGCTGAGCACTTAATGGGCAAATACCGCATTTCAGGTGTTCCTATTGTAAATAATATGGAAGATCAAAAGTTAGTTGGTATTATTACAAACCGTGATTTACGCTTCATTTCAGATTACTCTTTAAAAATTAATGATGTGATGACGAAAGAGGATTTAATTACAGCTGCTGTCGGCGCAACATTAGAAGACGCAGAAAAAATTCTTCAACAATATAAAATCGAAAAATTACCAATAGTAGATGAAAACGGTAAATTAAAAGGTTTAATTACAATTAAAGATATTGAAAAAGTAATCGAATTTCCGAATGCTGCGAAAGATACGCACGGTCGTTTAGTTGTAGGTGCAGCAGTAGGCGTTTCTAAAGACACAATGCTACGTATCGCGAAGCTTGTAGAAGCACAAGTAGATATTATCGTAATTGACACAGCACATGGCCATTCACAAGGCGTTTTAAACACTATTACAGATATCCGTGCAGCATACCCAGAATTAGATATTATTGCTGGAAACGTAGCGACAGCAGAAGGTACTCGTGCTTTATTCGAAGCAGGTGCAGATGTTGTTAAAGTAGGTATCGGACCAGGTTCAATTTGTACGACTCGTGTAGTTGCAGGAGTTGGTGTACCTCAAATTACAGCAGTGTATGATGCAGCTTCAATTGCTCGTGAATACGGTAAAACAATTATTGCTGATGGCGGTATTAAATATTCTGGTGATATTGTGAAAGCTCTTGCAGCAGGTGGACATGTCGTAATGCTTGGTTCATTACTGGCAGGTACTTCAGAATCCCCTGGTGAAACAGAAATCTTCCAAGGTCGTCGTTTCAAAGTATACCGTGGTATGGGTTCACTTGGTGCGATGGAAAAAGGTTCTAAAGATCGTTACTTCCAAGAGGATGCGAAAAAATTAGTTCCAGAAGGCATTGAAGGCCGTCTTCCATACAAAGGTCCTTTAGCAGATACAATTCATCAATTACTTGGTGGTATTCGTGCAGGTATGGGTTACTGTGGTGCACCAGACCTTGAATATTTACGTGAGAAATCGCAATTTATTAAAATGACAGGTGCAGGTTTACGTGAGTCTCATCCACATGATGTACAAATAACGAAAGAAGCACCAAACTACTCTATCCAATAA